TCTCCGAGCTCATCGCCCAGGAGCGCAGCCTGACGCTGCCCCACTTCGGCTACGACGACGCCTACGCCCTCGGCGGCCTGCTCGTCTCGCTGGCGCGCGCCCGGCACGCCCCGGTCGCGATCGACATCCGGCGCGGCGCCCAGCAGCTGTTCCACGCGGCGCTGCCCGGTTCGACCGCGGACAACGACGCCTGGATCGACCGCAAGCGCCGGGTCGTCGAGCGGTACGCGGAGAGCTCCTACCTGGTCGGCACCCGCTTCCGGGCCAAGGGCACCACGTTCGAGGAGTCCTCGCGCCTGGACCCGGACGTCTACGCCGCGCACGGCGGCTCGTTCCCGATCGCGGTCGAGGGCGCGGGCGTGATCGGCTCGGTCACGGTCTCGGGTCTGCCGCAGGCCGAGGACCACGCACTGGTCGTCGAGGCACTGGAGCAGTTCGCCACGAAGCTCGGCGGCTGACTCCCGCAGCACGGCGGAGGGGTGGGGCGCTGCACGTGTGCAGCGCCCCACCCCTCCGATCTTTCAGGTCCCTCCGGGAGCCGTCAGGCGTCCTTGAGCTCCTGCCGCTGACGCCCGAGCCCCTCGACCTCCAGCTCGACGACGTCGCCCGCCCGCAGATACGGCTTGGGCTCGGGCTGCCCCATGGCGACCCCGGCCGGCGTGCCGGTGTTGATGACATCGCCCGGGTACAGCGTCATGAAGTGGCTCAGATAGCGGACGACCTCACCCACCGGGAAGATCTGGTCGGCGGTGGTGCCGTCCTGCTTCAGCTCGCCGTTGACCCAGAGCCGCATCGGCAGCGCCTGCGGGTCGGGCACCTCGTCCGCGGTCACCAGCCAGGGGCCCAGCGGGTTGAACGTCTCGCAGTTCTTGCCCTTGTCCCAGGTGCCGCCGCGCTCGATCTGGAACTCGCGCTCGGAGACGTCGTGCGCCGTGGCGTAGCCCGCGACGTGCGCGAGGCCCTCCTCGGCCGACTCCAGGTAGCGGGCCGTCCGCCCGATGACGACCGCGAGCTCGACCTCCCAGTCGGTCTTGCGGGAGCCCCGCGGCACCAGCACCGTGTCCTCCGGTCCGACGACGGTGTCCGGCGCCTTGAAGAACAGGATCGGCTCCGGCGGGATCGCCGCGCCGGTCTCCGTGGCGTGGTCGTGGTAGTTCAGCCCGATGCACACGATCTTGCCGATGCGGGCGAGCGGCGGCCCCACCCGGAGCCCGTCCGCGTCGAGCACGGGCAGCTCGCCCGAACCGGCCGCGGCCCGGATCCGGGCGAGGGCCTGCGCGTCGGCGAGCAGCCCGCCGTCGATGTCGCCGACGAGGCCCGACAGGTCGCGCAGGGTTCCGTCCTGGTCAAGCAGCGCAGGGCGTTCCGCGCCCGCCGTACCGACTCGAAGCAGCTTCAACGGTCCATCTCCCCTTGGTCGAGATCGAGCCCGTCGGTGGTTGCGGCCATCGAATGGGCTTGGCCGATCCTCCAAGA
The Streptomyces sp. NBC_00234 DNA segment above includes these coding regions:
- a CDS encoding fumarylacetoacetate hydrolase family protein, with the protein product MKLLRVGTAGAERPALLDQDGTLRDLSGLVGDIDGGLLADAQALARIRAAAGSGELPVLDADGLRVGPPLARIGKIVCIGLNYHDHATETGAAIPPEPILFFKAPDTVVGPEDTVLVPRGSRKTDWEVELAVVIGRTARYLESAEEGLAHVAGYATAHDVSEREFQIERGGTWDKGKNCETFNPLGPWLVTADEVPDPQALPMRLWVNGELKQDGTTADQIFPVGEVVRYLSHFMTLYPGDVINTGTPAGVAMGQPEPKPYLRAGDVVELEVEGLGRQRQELKDA
- a CDS encoding heme-degrading domain-containing protein; protein product: MNPTAPTISELIAQERSLTLPHFGYDDAYALGGLLVSLARARHAPVAIDIRRGAQQLFHAALPGSTADNDAWIDRKRRVVERYAESSYLVGTRFRAKGTTFEESSRLDPDVYAAHGGSFPIAVEGAGVIGSVTVSGLPQAEDHALVVEALEQFATKLGG